In a genomic window of Verrucomicrobiia bacterium:
- a CDS encoding type II secretion system protein, whose amino-acid sequence MSRGFGVFAVRAAGRCLQGRRAFTLIELLVVIAIIAILAGMLLPALAKSKTKAHGIACLNNLKQLNLAWAMYADDNRDRLVPNGTGAQIGWIEGWLQTPQDATNVNLLRAPRGMLWNYNQALGIYKCPADRSTARIGGRNLPRVRSISMNGNMNGDSWYTAEIARSHFTFRRYSDIVRPSPSEAFVFLDEHPDGIDDGYFLVFVNRRHLWGNMPANYHNGACGFSFADGHAEIRRWVDADSLSKKIVANPRGPRDVPWIQVRASAPLDPAAPWPP is encoded by the coding sequence ATGTCCCGCGGGTTTGGAGTTTTCGCCGTTCGGGCGGCTGGCCGCTGCCTCCAGGGCCGGCGCGCCTTCACCCTGATCGAACTGCTGGTGGTGATCGCGATCATCGCCATCCTCGCCGGAATGCTGCTGCCAGCCCTCGCAAAGTCGAAGACCAAGGCGCACGGCATCGCCTGCCTCAACAACCTCAAGCAGCTCAACCTGGCTTGGGCCATGTACGCCGACGACAACCGCGACCGCCTCGTGCCCAACGGGACCGGAGCGCAAATCGGCTGGATCGAGGGCTGGCTGCAGACCCCGCAGGACGCGACAAATGTCAACCTGCTCCGGGCGCCCAGAGGCATGCTTTGGAACTACAATCAGGCCCTGGGCATCTACAAATGCCCCGCCGACCGGAGCACGGCGCGGATCGGTGGTCGCAACCTGCCTCGAGTCCGCAGCATTTCGATGAACGGGAACATGAACGGCGACAGCTGGTACACGGCCGAAATCGCCCGAAGCCATTTCACGTTCCGCCGGTACTCCGACATCGTCCGGCCGTCGCCCTCCGAGGCCTTCGTCTTCCTCGACGAGCATCCTGACGGCATTGATGACGGCTACTTCCTCGTGTTCGTGAACCGGCGTCACCTCTGGGGCAACATGCCGGCCAATTACCATAATGGCGCGTGCGGCTTTTCGTTTGCCGATGGCCATGCGGAGATCCGCAGATGGGTGGACGCAGACTCGTTGTCGAAGAAGATCGTGGCCAATCCGCGCGGCCCGCGGGACGTTCCCTGGATCCAGGTGCGGGCATCGGCGCCCTTGGATCCCGCGGCACCCTGGCCGCCCTGA